DNA from Effusibacillus lacus:
GATCCAGGCAGAATGAGACCATCCGACGTGGATATTTTGTTGGGCAATTATGAGAAGTTTCATAAACAAACCGGCTGGAAACCGGAAATCCCTTTTGACCAAACATTACAGGACTTGCTTGATTATTGGCGGGCCAGAGTTTAGCCGGGTGACCGAATTTGACAATCAAAAAGGTGCTGCTGGTAAGTCACGACTCCAATCCTGAAATGGTTACCGGTTCCGAAAAGGTATTGCTGATGGTTGCTTTCGTTCTGCAAAAATTGCAGCTTGAGGTAATGTGGTTCAGTCCGCAACCCGGACTGTCCACGCAAAGAGCGATTGAGATGGGGGTAAAGGCAAAAGTGATTCCTTTTCCTTTGCTGTGGAGTTTTATTCATGCCCCCAACAGCTTGCCTGATGAATTGAATTTGCTGCAGCAGGATGCGGAAGGCGGTCAGCTTGAGCAGGCAATCGCCTGTTATTCGCCGGATTTGATTGTGGCCAACAGTGTCATTAATGTAATGCCGGCATTGATTGCCCGTAAACGAGAAATACCCTTATGGTGGTATATCCACGAAGTCATGCCAAACCAGGATGGGATGCATCCTCTCTTAACGCTGATTTTGTCCCACTCCAGTCAAATCCTGGTCCCATCACGGGCGGTTAAGGATTCCCTTTCCCAATCTGCCGGCAGAACAGATTCAATTGTTTTACTGCCTTACGGTGTAGAGATTCCTCCCTATAAGTCGATTGCGAAAAAAAGAAAAATCACCCGTAGCCAGAACGGGTGGACCGACAACCGGATTGTGATCGGATGGTTCGGATCGGTTTATCCGGGAAAAGGATTGCTGGAAGTAGTCCGTGCAGCTGTTCTCTTCAAACACATTCCGAATGTTACCGTGGTTGCTGCGGGCAATATCGTCGACCCCGGATATTTCACTCTCTGCATGGAGGAATCGAAACAGCTTGCTTCCGTAGAGTTTCAATATCGGGGGATCGTCCCGGCAATCGAAGACATTCTGCCTGCAGTAGATGTGGTTGTTGTCCCCAGTTTGGTGGAAGAAGCTTTTCCCAATGTGGTATTGGAGGCGATGGCATTCGGTAAAGCGATCGTTGCCTATCAATCGGGCAGCCTGAAAGAGATGATCATTCATCAGAAAACCGGTCTGTTGACAGACAAAGGGGATATCCAGTCGGTAAGTGCGCTGCTGACAAGTTTAATTCAAGATCCGGAAAAAATCAGAAGACTGGGATCCCATGGCCGAAAACGCGCCGCCCGAATCTACGCATTTAAACGTTTCGAGAGCCGCCTGCAAAGAACCTTCTTGCAATGGATCGCATTAAATCAGCAGGAAAGAAGTGGGAACAACAATGAGAATTCCATTCGTTGATTTAAAGGCCCAATACAGTTTAATCCGGACTGAGGTGGAGGAAGCGATCCAAAAGGTCCTCGAAAGCGGTCAATATGTAATGGGAGACAATGTGGCAGAGTTTGAGCATGAGGCGGCCGACTATTTGCAAGCAGCCGAAGCGGTTTCAGTCGGCAACGGCAGCGATGCGTTGTATTTGTCATTAAAGGCATTTGATATCGGACCGGGTGATGAAGTCATTACCACCCCATTTTCATTTGTAGCTACAGGTGACTCGATTTTGCGAACGGGTGCGGTACCCGTGTTTGTGGATATAGACCCTGATTCCTTCAATCTGGATCCGCAGCAAATTGAAGAGCGAATCACCAACCGGACGAAGGCAATTTTACCGGTGCATCTTTACGGCCAATGTGCCTTAATGGACAAAATTACAGAAATTGCAAACAAGCATTCTCTGATCGTGATTGAAGACGCATGCCAAGCTTTTGGATCCGGTTTTTCCGGGCAGAAAGCGGGTACTTGGGGACATGCCGGATGTTTTTCCTTTTTTCCGACCAAGAATCTTGGCGCTTTTGGAGACGGAGGCATGATTACCTGTTCCAACCGGGACCTGGCTAAAAAAATCAGGCTGCTGCGGGAACATGGCAGCGAATCCAGATATCATCATACAATGCTAGGCATAAACAGCCGGCTTGACGAAATCCAGGCCGCTGTCCTGAGGATTAAGCTCAGGTACATTGACGCATGGAACAGGAAGCGAAGAGAGATAGCAGCCCAATACAGCTCCCTCCTGCAGGGCCTCCCGCTGGTACTCCCGCAAACCAAGCCGGCCGCTGATCACATTTATCATCTATTTACGGTCCGAACGTCCGATAGTCGCGAAAGGACAGAATTGATTACTTTCCTCGGGCAAAATGGCATACAGGTGTCCGTGCATTACCCAAAACCTATCTATTTGCAGCCCAGTTATCAACAGCTGGGATACAAACAGGGCCTGTGTCCGGTGGCGGAGCAGCTGTCACAACAAGTGCTTTGTCTGCCGCTTTATCCCGAGATGGCCGGGAAAGCGGTTTTGCATGTGGCCCGCAGTGTAATTGCGTTTTATAAAGGTGGAGGAGATTCATGACTTTGAAGATCGGTGTGATCGGCACAGGCGTGATGGGAAAAAATTATATCCGTGTCTTGTCCGGACTGCAGGATCGCTGCCGGTTAACCGGAGTGTTTGACATCGACTGCAAAAAAGCGGCCGGGATCGCGGGGGACTATGAAATACAGGCGTTCTCCAACCTTGCGGGCTTATTACAATCAGTCGATGCGGCAATTGTTGCAGTTCCGGTTTTTGACCATTACCAGGTGGCCAAACAGTGTTTGGAGAACGGTATTCACATACTGGTAGAAAAACCGATTACTGCCACTGTTGAACAAGGGGAACGTTTGCGGGAACTGGCGAGGGATAAAAATCGCAAGCTGCAGGTTGGGCACATAGAATTATTCAATCCGACAATTCGCGTGCTGAAAAACATTATGCAGCAAGAAGAAGTAATAGCTGTTGATATTCATCGTCTCAGCCCGTTTGAGGAAAGAGTAAAAAATATTGACGTGATTATGGATACAATGATTCACGATCTCTATATCCTGTCCTATTTAAGCGGACTCGTCCCTGTCTCCTTTACAGCTTATGGAAGCCGCTTGCATGAACAGCTTGACCATGTGGTCGCCACGTTTCAATTTGCAAACGGGATGCTGGCTACCTTGACAGCCAGCCTGGTGACAGAGGAAAAGGTCAGAACGATACATGCGGTCACCAAAAAGGCATATATCCGTGCGGATCTGTTGGACAAAAAAATACTGATTTCCCGTTCCACAAATTTCTTTTTGTCCAATCGGGACGCGGATTACAAACAGCAAAATATCGTGGAAAAGGTGATCGTTCCCGCCTACGAACCGTTAAGAGAGCAGCTGCTGCATTTTATCGATTGCATTGAGAACGATAAAACTCCCATCGTTTCGGCAAAAGAAGGATTGGATACATTGCGGATGGCGGAAGCTGTTAAGCAAAGTATTATCAAGTACGCAGGGAAAGGTAGCGAACAATGAAACCGGGGATTCGCATACACGAGAGCGCGGAAGTCGCCCCAACAGCATCGGTGGGAGAAAATACTGCGGTTTGGAACCAGGTTCAAATCAGGGAAGGTGCTGTTATCGGTGGCGAATGCAGTATCGGGAAAGATGTTTACATTGATCAAGGAGTGCGAATCGGCGACCGCTGCAAAATTCAAAACGGCGTCTCGATCTACAATGGGGTAATAATTGAAGACGATGTGTTTTTGGGGCCGCATATGACGTTCACTAACGACCTGGTTCCGAGAGCTTTCAATACAAACTGGAAAATCACGCCCACCAGGGTGAAAAAAGGCGCTTCCATCGGAGCGAATGCGACGATTGTATGCGGTGTAACCATAGGGGAGTATGCGATGGTGGGGGCCGGGGCGGTGGTGACCAAGGATGTGGCCCCATTTGCCCTTGTAGTGGGGAATCCTGCCAAACAAATCGGCTGGGTATGCGAATGCGGGGTGCGCATCGAACCGGGCACAACTTGTTCAGAATGTAAACGAAAGCTGAAATAAAGCATACCCGTCACCTGAAGGTTCGACAAGGTGACGGGCTTACTTCCGTTGGTCGATAGGAAATTATAAATTTTGTCCTATCGACATAAGTGCAACTAAGGCATTCACAAGTCCGGGGACTTGGTGAATACCAAGTTTTCTTTAGACCGCTAAACCTTTGGGTGGTCGATGCCCCATTTTTCATGATAAACTGCAGCATTGTGCAAAGCGGATGCAGATTCGTCATGGTTTTTTCTGGTTCCCATTGCCGGGTGCCAAACCGTGCTGCCCATTGTAATCACGACCTGGTAACCTTCCTCGAGAATTCTGTTGTTGTAATCCCAATCTTCATATCCGCCGCACTGAATAAAACGCTCGTCAAAATAACCTACTTTCTCAACCACCTCTCGCGGCATCACCCATGGACATGCATTTCCCGGATAACAAACAGCATGATGTTTCAGCATGAATTCTTCCGCGAACTTCGGATCGTCGGGGCCGAATAAATGCAGACTGACGGGAGCTATCTTGCCGAAAGCGGTTTCCTGAGCGAATAAATCCAGTATCCTTTCCATCCATTTCGGATAAAACAGCATGTCATTATGGACCCAACCGATGTACCGATTGTCGGGATCGGCCAACAAGTGTCTTAAGCCTTGATTTAACGCAACTGACAAACAGACAGGATGTTGATTTTCAATGATCTGATATCCCTGATCACGCAAAAAATCCACAGTGCCGTCTGTGGAGGCATTATCCACAATTACCAATTTGTAAGGAATCGTTGTGTTTTCTCTGAGACTCTGCAAAGACCTTTTGGTGTCTTCGAGCTGATTGTAAGTGGTCAGCATGATACCAACCATGGCAGTGCTCCTTCCGCGTTAACTGTTCATTATATGTTGTATGCCGCAGCCGCCGGGTGTGACATACAAACAAGGGAGGATTTTGCATGATTTTTACAAATCAAATCTCTCACTATTCCATCTACGAGGTAGGGGATTGGACATATGGCACGCCGCAAATTTATTCATACGGGGACGGCACAACATTGCGGATCGGCAAATTTTGTTCGATGGCCGATGGCGTCATCCTCATGTTGGGGGGAGAACACCGGTCTGATTGGGTGACAACTTATCCGTTCAATCCGATTTTTCCAGAGGCAGACCAGTACAAAGGACATCCCAAAACAAAGGGAGACATCAATATCGGACATGATGTTTGGATTGGCAAAGATGCATTGATTCTGTCGGGAGTAACGATCGGAAACGGGGCGGTGATTGGCGCACGCAGCGTGGTCACCAGGAATGTTCCGCCGTATGCGATTGTAGGTGGGAACCCGGCAAAAATCATCCGTTTTCGGTTTCCGCAAGACGTGATAGATGAATTGCAAAAAATAGCCTGGTGGAACTGGAATCTTGAGCAAATCAGGGAGGCTTGGCCGCTTTTGCTTTCCGGAAACGTAAATGAGTTTATTGCCAAATACAGATTTTGATGATAATGACCGGGTTTCCATGGATTGGCGCAAAACATAAGCATGTTAACAGAGGCCGATGAATGAAGAACGGGGGCAGAAATTTGAAGATCGGATTATTTAGCTCCTATGGCATGAAATGCGGAATTGCTCAATACAATCTTTCTCTTTTCCACGCGCTGGTGGAGTTGGGGCATTCTGTCACAATCTTTGGCAATCGGCTGGAAACGGTTCGAGCGGATCGGAGATGGTTGATAGCAAGCGGCGATGATGTCGAAAGCAGCGATTTGGTCCGCTGTTTTAATGCCGGGGCGTGGAGCGAAACAGGGGATTTTGATTACCCGGTGATGTTTCAGGAATTGCGGCGGAGAGCCATCGAGGCAGTCATTTTGCAGTATCAAAACGGAATTTTTAATGACATAAACCTGATTCCGTTATTTCAATACTTAAGGCAACAACAGATTCCGGTTATCGTAACTTTTCACGATTCCTGTATTGGCCCCCACTTCCCGTTCCATCTGGTAGACAAATTCGTTTGTGCCAATCTGCAAATGAAACAGCTGCTGCCCAATGCTCACCATATTCCCCATGGCGTTCCGACTCCCGTCCATTTTACCAAAGATGAACTTAAACAAATGTTCAACTACCAGGGTCCTCTTGTATCCACATTTGGCTTGGGACGCACCGATTACAATTTGATTTCCCGAATGGCGGCCGATTTAGGTTATAAATTTTTGGTGCTGGATTCGACCAACAGCTGTCTCGTCAGCGGTGACCATATCATCCGCAATACTGACTGGCTGCCGCTGGATCAGTTGATGATGCGCCTTGCCGCAGCGGACGTGATCGTCCTCTGGTATCCGGAGATCGCGGCTTGTGTTTCTTCAAGTGCAGTCAATCAAGCATTGGCCACGCTCAGACCGGTTATTGTCAATGATGTCGGATGGTTCAAGGATGTCCCGGAAGGGGTGGTGATCAAGGTAAGAAACGAAAGAGAACTGCAGGAGCAGCTTTTATCTATTAATCAATTGGGACAGAATCAAACACAACTGGAATTTGTTGAAGAGCGGCAGTGGAAAAATGTGGCCGGAAAATACCTGAAGCTGCTGGCTGAACCAAACACAAACAAGTAAGCGGGAGATGAGAAAATTGCAAAGTATAGTAAAACAGTTCCTGGAGATCGCCATTAAACATTTTGCAGTTCCTGAACCAATCTATGAAATTGGCTCCTATCAGGTTGCCGGTCAGGAAGGGTATGCCGACCTGCGCCCCTACTTCCCAGGGAAAAAATATGTAGGATGCGATATGAGAATGGGTCCGGGGGTGGATCAGATTGAAGACGTGGAATCCTTATCCCTGGCATCCGGGTCGGTCGGCAGCCTAATCACGGTAGATACGTTGGAACATGTGAAAAACCCTTTTAACGCGATCCGGGAAATCTATCGGGTGCTGCAGGATGGTGGAATTCTGCTGCTGGCGGTGCCTTTCAATTTTCAAATACATGATTATCCCTCTGACTATTGGCGTTATACACCTTCTTGTGTCGATATGCTGTTGGAGAATTTCTCTTTCTGCACTGTTTTATGGGAAAAACATCCGCTTGAGGTGGATCCTGCCGAAGTTTATGCCGTGGCAGTCAAAAACAGTGAGCCTCCCCTTGCCAACATCCAATCGTTTATTGACGAGGTAAGAGGAAGATATGGGTTTGCCGTTCGATCCCAAAATTTGAATATTACGGGATAAAGGTTTTCTATGATCCGGTGCAGCATTATAACCTGTGTCTATAATCAGCTTCCCTTAACGAAACTTTTTATTGAGAGCGTCCGCCGGCATACCTTGATTCCTTATCAGTTAATCGTCGTGAATAACGGCTCGACGGACGGTACCAGGGAGTATTTACAGGGGCTGTCTGATGTCACAGTGATTGAGAATGACAAGAATTATGGTGTCAGCAAGGGATGGAACCAGGGAGTTCAGATGGCGAAAGCGCCTTACGTTTGCATTTGCAATAACGATGTGGTTGTCACCAAAGGCTGGTTGGAATCTTTACTGATTGAAATGGAAAGGGACAATCAAATCGGTCTGGTCAGTCCGGTGGAAAACACATATATGTGGGGACACCCGCACAATTTTCCCGATGAATCGATCGTGAACAGGTCAGATGAACCGATTGGCTGGTCTTTGCCGGAACTGGACCGGTTTTATGGCGGATTTTCCCAATTTGCCGAATCATTTACCGGAAGAAACTGTGATCTGCGCATCTTTGATATCCATTTTTCCGTGGTGGTGATCCGGAAAAGCCTGTTTGATCTGGTTGGGGGTTTTGAAGAAGGATTCGGCAAGGCTTTTTGGGAAGACGTTGATTTTGTGCAAAGAGTGCTGATCGCTTCTTGCTGGAACAAGGTTGAGATTTATGGGGGGGCATATGTTCATCACTTTGGCAATGCAACCAGCCGTGAATTTGGCCATCCGCAGCTGATTGATTCAGGCAAGGCTTTCACCAGAAAATGGGGTTCCATCGGCGACAAAATCTATCAGGATTTAAAGCTGCATCAGTTGAATCAACAGCGAATCGAAAAATGGAGGAACATTTGGAGGGAAGAGAGAGCATGATTGTAGATTTGGGATGTGGTCCCCATAAACGCGGAGACATTGGCATTGATATTGTTCCGCCGCCTGCCAGCAGCGCGGATATTGTTTGCAATTTGGGTTTGGAACCGATTCCTTTGGGCGACAACTCGGCAGACAAGGTGGTGGCTTACGATTTTATTGAGCATGTGCCTCCCTATGTTTATTACAAGGAAAATGGAAAATGGCAAGTGGAGTACCCGGTCATCACGCTGTTTAATGAAGTTTACCGGATATTAAAGCCGGACGGTATATTCGAAATATTCAGCCCTGTGTACCCGAAACGGGAGGTGTGGCAGGATCCAACACATAAATCTGTCTGGACCGAAGCTTCCCTGCAGTATTTTGCCAGCCCTAATCTGATGTACGGCATTCAGACACACTTCGAAATGGTGGAACAGGGTTTAGTCGATCATACATCGCCCGGGTCTCACTTAAAGGCTATTTTGAAGAAAAAGTAAGCGGAGACAGTGGTCGGCAAGGTTCCAATTAAAGGGGAAAGGATGACTGGTTTTGATTGAGGGGGTAAAAATCAAAAAATTGCAGAAATACACCGATGACCGGGGATATTTTATGGAAGTGCTGCGTGATGATGA
Protein-coding regions in this window:
- a CDS encoding acyltransferase produces the protein MKPGIRIHESAEVAPTASVGENTAVWNQVQIREGAVIGGECSIGKDVYIDQGVRIGDRCKIQNGVSIYNGVIIEDDVFLGPHMTFTNDLVPRAFNTNWKITPTRVKKGASIGANATIVCGVTIGEYAMVGAGAVVTKDVAPFALVVGNPAKQIGWVCECGVRIEPGTTCSECKRKLK
- a CDS encoding Gfo/Idh/MocA family protein; its protein translation is MTLKIGVIGTGVMGKNYIRVLSGLQDRCRLTGVFDIDCKKAAGIAGDYEIQAFSNLAGLLQSVDAAIVAVPVFDHYQVAKQCLENGIHILVEKPITATVEQGERLRELARDKNRKLQVGHIELFNPTIRVLKNIMQQEEVIAVDIHRLSPFEERVKNIDVIMDTMIHDLYILSYLSGLVPVSFTAYGSRLHEQLDHVVATFQFANGMLATLTASLVTEEKVRTIHAVTKKAYIRADLLDKKILISRSTNFFLSNRDADYKQQNIVEKVIVPAYEPLREQLLHFIDCIENDKTPIVSAKEGLDTLRMAEAVKQSIIKYAGKGSEQ
- a CDS encoding glycosyltransferase family 2 protein, producing the protein MIRCSIITCVYNQLPLTKLFIESVRRHTLIPYQLIVVNNGSTDGTREYLQGLSDVTVIENDKNYGVSKGWNQGVQMAKAPYVCICNNDVVVTKGWLESLLIEMERDNQIGLVSPVENTYMWGHPHNFPDESIVNRSDEPIGWSLPELDRFYGGFSQFAESFTGRNCDLRIFDIHFSVVVIRKSLFDLVGGFEEGFGKAFWEDVDFVQRVLIASCWNKVEIYGGAYVHHFGNATSREFGHPQLIDSGKAFTRKWGSIGDKIYQDLKLHQLNQQRIEKWRNIWREERA
- a CDS encoding methyltransferase domain-containing protein yields the protein MQSIVKQFLEIAIKHFAVPEPIYEIGSYQVAGQEGYADLRPYFPGKKYVGCDMRMGPGVDQIEDVESLSLASGSVGSLITVDTLEHVKNPFNAIREIYRVLQDGGILLLAVPFNFQIHDYPSDYWRYTPSCVDMLLENFSFCTVLWEKHPLEVDPAEVYAVAVKNSEPPLANIQSFIDEVRGRYGFAVRSQNLNITG
- a CDS encoding methyltransferase domain-containing protein yields the protein MIVDLGCGPHKRGDIGIDIVPPPASSADIVCNLGLEPIPLGDNSADKVVAYDFIEHVPPYVYYKENGKWQVEYPVITLFNEVYRILKPDGIFEIFSPVYPKREVWQDPTHKSVWTEASLQYFASPNLMYGIQTHFEMVEQGLVDHTSPGSHLKAILKKK
- a CDS encoding CatB-related O-acetyltransferase, translating into MIFTNQISHYSIYEVGDWTYGTPQIYSYGDGTTLRIGKFCSMADGVILMLGGEHRSDWVTTYPFNPIFPEADQYKGHPKTKGDINIGHDVWIGKDALILSGVTIGNGAVIGARSVVTRNVPPYAIVGGNPAKIIRFRFPQDVIDELQKIAWWNWNLEQIREAWPLLLSGNVNEFIAKYRF
- a CDS encoding glycosyltransferase family 2 protein — its product is MVGIMLTTYNQLEDTKRSLQSLRENTTIPYKLVIVDNASTDGTVDFLRDQGYQIIENQHPVCLSVALNQGLRHLLADPDNRYIGWVHNDMLFYPKWMERILDLFAQETAFGKIAPVSLHLFGPDDPKFAEEFMLKHHAVCYPGNACPWVMPREVVEKVGYFDERFIQCGGYEDWDYNNRILEEGYQVVITMGSTVWHPAMGTRKNHDESASALHNAAVYHEKWGIDHPKV
- a CDS encoding DegT/DnrJ/EryC1/StrS family aminotransferase, with translation MRIPFVDLKAQYSLIRTEVEEAIQKVLESGQYVMGDNVAEFEHEAADYLQAAEAVSVGNGSDALYLSLKAFDIGPGDEVITTPFSFVATGDSILRTGAVPVFVDIDPDSFNLDPQQIEERITNRTKAILPVHLYGQCALMDKITEIANKHSLIVIEDACQAFGSGFSGQKAGTWGHAGCFSFFPTKNLGAFGDGGMITCSNRDLAKKIRLLREHGSESRYHHTMLGINSRLDEIQAAVLRIKLRYIDAWNRKRREIAAQYSSLLQGLPLVLPQTKPAADHIYHLFTVRTSDSRERTELITFLGQNGIQVSVHYPKPIYLQPSYQQLGYKQGLCPVAEQLSQQVLCLPLYPEMAGKAVLHVARSVIAFYKGGGDS
- a CDS encoding glycosyltransferase family 4 protein, which gives rise to MTIKKVLLVSHDSNPEMVTGSEKVLLMVAFVLQKLQLEVMWFSPQPGLSTQRAIEMGVKAKVIPFPLLWSFIHAPNSLPDELNLLQQDAEGGQLEQAIACYSPDLIVANSVINVMPALIARKREIPLWWYIHEVMPNQDGMHPLLTLILSHSSQILVPSRAVKDSLSQSAGRTDSIVLLPYGVEIPPYKSIAKKRKITRSQNGWTDNRIVIGWFGSVYPGKGLLEVVRAAVLFKHIPNVTVVAAGNIVDPGYFTLCMEESKQLASVEFQYRGIVPAIEDILPAVDVVVVPSLVEEAFPNVVLEAMAFGKAIVAYQSGSLKEMIIHQKTGLLTDKGDIQSVSALLTSLIQDPEKIRRLGSHGRKRAARIYAFKRFESRLQRTFLQWIALNQQERSGNNNENSIR